The following DNA comes from Croceicoccus sp. YJ47.
ATCTCTCCGCAGAGCCGGGCGCCGCGCCGTTCATCGCGGTCGGCAGCAAGGTGAAGGCAGGCGAAACCCTGCTCATCGTCGAGGCGATGAAGGTGATGAACGCCATCCCCGCGCCCGCGCGCCGGCACGGTCAGCCAGATCCTCGTCGGCGATGCCGAGCCGGTCGAATTCGATCAACCGCTCGTCGTGGTCGATTGAGGCTTTCATGGCGATAACCCGGATACTCATCGCCAATCGCGGCGAAATCGCCCTGCGCGTGCATCGCGCGGCGCAGGAAATGGGCATTGAAACGGTTGCCGTGCATTCGACCGCGGATGCCGAAGCCATGCATGTCCGGCTGGCCGATCAGGCCGTGTGCATCGGCCCGCCGTCGGCGACGGACAGCTATCTCAACATGGCGGCGATCATTTCGGCGGAAGAAATTACCGGGGCGGACGCGATCCATCCCGGTTACGGCTTCCTGTCCGAAAACGCCAAATTTGCCGAAATCGTCGAGGCCCACGGCATCGCATGGATCGGGCCGAAGCCCGAGCATATCCGCACGATGGGCGACAAGGTCGAGGCCAAGCGCACGGCGGGCGCACTCGGCCTGCCGCTCGTCCCCGGCAGCGACGGCGCGGTGGAAACGGCGGAAGAGGCGCTGCAACTTGCCGAGGAGATCGGCTATCCGGTGTTGGTGAAGGCCGCATCGGGCGGCGGCGGGCGCGGCATGAAAGTCGTGCAGAACGCCGACGAGTTGCCCAGCCTGATGAGCCAGGCGAAGTCGGAGGCGAAATCCGCGTTCGGCGACTCCACCGTCTATATCGAGAAATATCTCGGCAATCCGCGCCATATCGAGTTTCAGGTGTTCGGCGATGGCAACGGCAATGCCATCCACCTCGGCGAACGCGACTGCTCGCTTCAGCGGCGGCATCAAAAAGTGCTCGAGGAAGCGCCGTCCCCCGTGATCAGCGACGCCGATCGCGATCGCATGGGCCGGACATGCGCCGATGCGATGGCCGAAATGGGCTATCGCGGTGCGGGGACGATCGAATTCCTGTGGGAAAACGGCGAGTTCTACTTCATCGAGATGAACACCCGGCTGCAGGTCGAACATCCGGTGACCGAGGCCATCACCGGTCTCGACCTCGTGCGCGAACAGATCCGCATCGCGGCGGGCGAACCGCTCTCCGTGACGCAGGACGAAGTGCGCTTTACCGGGCATGCGATCGAATGCCGCATCAATGCCGAGGATCCGCGCAGCTTCGCCCCCTCGCCCGGACAGGTGACGAGCTATCACGCCGCGGGCGGGATGCACGTGCGCGTCGATAGCGGGCTTTACGCCGGCTATCGCATTCCGCCGTTCTACGATCTGATGATTGCGAAGCTGATCGTGTATGGGCGCACGCGCGAAGGGTGCATCATGCGCCTGAAGCGCGCGCTGGGCGAAATGGTGATCGAGGGCGTGAAGACGACGATCCCGCTTCACGAAACGCTGATCCGGCAGGACGATTTCCAGACCGGCGACTACACCATCAAATGGCTGGAAGAATGGATGGAGCAGCGCGAGGAATAGGCGCCGCCCCGCATCGGCCCGGGCGTCCTATTCCAGCGGGACGCCCGGCTTTACCTTCGACGAACGGATGACGAGCGACGTCTTCACGCTGCCGACGTTGGGCGTGGGCGTGAGCTTGCTCGTCAAAAATTCCTGAAAGCTTTGCAGATCGCGGCTGACGATCTTCACGATGAAGTCGATCTCACCGTTGAGCATGTGGCATTCGCGCACTTCGGGCAGTTCGGCCATCTGATCCTCGAACGCGCGGAGCGATTCCTCCGCCTGGCTCTTGAGGCTGACCATCGCGAAAACGGTGATGGTAAAGCCGAGCGCGGCTGGGTCGAGATCGGCGTGATAGCCGCGAATGGCGCCCCGTTCCTCGAGCGCGCGAACCCGGCGCAAGCAGGGCGGCGCGGTCAGGCCGACGCGCTGCGCCAGTTCGACGTTGGTTATGCGCCCTTCTTCCTGCAACTCGGCAAGCAGGCGACGGTCGATTTCATCATGAATCATGTGGCGG
Coding sequences within:
- a CDS encoding Lrp/AsnC family transcriptional regulator, yielding MIHDEIDRRLLAELQEEGRITNVELAQRVGLTAPPCLRRVRALEERGAIRGYHADLDPAALGFTITVFAMVSLKSQAEESLRAFEDQMAELPEVRECHMLNGEIDFIVKIVSRDLQSFQEFLTSKLTPTPNVGSVKTSLVIRSSKVKPGVPLE
- the accC gene encoding acetyl-CoA carboxylase biotin carboxylase subunit; amino-acid sequence: MAITRILIANRGEIALRVHRAAQEMGIETVAVHSTADAEAMHVRLADQAVCIGPPSATDSYLNMAAIISAEEITGADAIHPGYGFLSENAKFAEIVEAHGIAWIGPKPEHIRTMGDKVEAKRTAGALGLPLVPGSDGAVETAEEALQLAEEIGYPVLVKAASGGGGRGMKVVQNADELPSLMSQAKSEAKSAFGDSTVYIEKYLGNPRHIEFQVFGDGNGNAIHLGERDCSLQRRHQKVLEEAPSPVISDADRDRMGRTCADAMAEMGYRGAGTIEFLWENGEFYFIEMNTRLQVEHPVTEAITGLDLVREQIRIAAGEPLSVTQDEVRFTGHAIECRINAEDPRSFAPSPGQVTSYHAAGGMHVRVDSGLYAGYRIPPFYDLMIAKLIVYGRTREGCIMRLKRALGEMVIEGVKTTIPLHETLIRQDDFQTGDYTIKWLEEWMEQREE